Proteins from a genomic interval of Syngnathus typhle isolate RoL2023-S1 ecotype Sweden linkage group LG15, RoL_Styp_1.0, whole genome shotgun sequence:
- the flrt1a gene encoding leucine-rich repeat transmembrane protein FLRT1, with the protein MAILGIAKSKAPLPSLLFCLTMCVCVLELTTATIQGYIGEKDPICPNVCRCDEYFIYCNDRGLSSIPSLPASASVLYLQNNQINNPGLPTSLERQLTVRVVYLYDNELDEFPVHLPPSVRELHLQDNNIRTIPRSALARMPLLEKLHLDDNSISTVSIEDQAFADNPRLRLLFLSRNHLSSIPSGLPASLEELRLDDNRISTIPTHAFRGLGSLRCLVLDGNLLANQRIADDTFSRLSNLTELSLVRNSLQTPPVNLPSAHLQRLSLQENALIHMPRGSLDGMHRLQRLDLSGNNLTTLPRGLFKDLDNLGQLLVRGNPWHCGCNLRWLYDWLHARGNAITVRGLTCHGPERVRDMALKDLTSEMEECEVVRTAGTKDRAGLGGGDTSTTNTPPQGSLFTLRSKRPGLGLPDSGLDYTLSSSGVGKSLALNVKPLSHNSVRVTWSVAQPSSSFRLSWLRLSIGNAMGSITETLVRGDRREYLLTSLQPRSSYIICMVPMPASSENKVGVSGDAEADEAQVCAKAETSDPSPSEEDEDNNSQPMAVLPLTGIIGGATAIVSLALIFAIFCWYGHRSGHLCSRDHYTRNSSRKSKNYDDYIESGTKKDNTILEIRGPGLQMTPMAACQPIQPKPLQEDYIIHTIFPSNGTGLYKGSNHMSNARQSINRGYREGGIPDIDYCYT; encoded by the coding sequence ATGGCGATTTTAGGTATTGCGAAATCGAAGGCTCCACTGCcatcacttttattttgtttgacaatgtgcgtgtgtgttcttgAGTTGACTACGGCCACAATCCAAGGGTACATTGGAGAAAAAGACCCGATATGCCCAAATGTGTGTCGATGTGATGAATACTTTATCTACTGTAACGATCGTGGCCTGAGCTCCATCCCCTCACTGCCTGCTTCTGCATCTGTCCTTTACCTTCAAAACAACCAGATCAATAACCCAGGCCTTCCCACTTCCTTGGAACGCCAGCTCACCGTACGTGTCGTCTACCTCTATGACAACGAACTGGATGAATTCCCCGTGCACTTGCCACCATCGGTCCGTGAGCTTCATTTGCAAGACAATAACATCCGCACCATTCCTCGAAGTGCTCTGGCTCGGATGCCCCTTCTGGAGAAGCTCCATTTGGACGACAACTCCATTTCCACAGTCAGCATTGAGGACCAGGCTTTTGCGGACAACCCACGATTGCGCCTTCTTTTCCTTTCTCGGAATCATCTGTCTAGCATCCCCTCAGGTTTGCCCGCATCTCTTGAAGAACTGCGTCTGGATGACAACCGGATCTCCACTATCCCCACACATGCCTTCCGTGGTCTCGGCTCACTTCGATGTCTTGTTTTGGATGGGAATCTTTTGGCCAATCAGCGCATCGCCGATGACACATTCTCACGCCTCTCTAACTTGACAGAGTTGTCGTTAGTACGTAACTCCCTCCAGACCCCGCCTGTCAACCTTCCTAGTGCCCATCTCCAGCGCTTGTCCCTGCAAGAGAATGCCCTGATTCACATGCCTCGCGGTTCTTTGGATGGCATGCACAGGCTGCAAAGACTGGACCTCTCTGGAAATAACCTCACCACCCTGCCGCGTGGACTCTTCAAGGACCTGGACAATTTAGGTCAGCTTCTGGTACGAGGTAATCCTTGGCACTGTGGCTGTAACCTGCGTTGGCTTTATGATTGGTTACATGCCCGTGGTAACGCAATCACAGTGAGAGGTCTCACCTGTCATGGGCCTGAAAGGGTACGAGACATGGCCTTGAAAGACCTAACATCTGAGATGGAGGAATGTGAAGTGGTGAGGACAGCTGGGACTAAAGACAGAGCAGGTCTTGGTGGAGGAGACACTTCTACGACCAATACACCCCCTCAAGGGTCTCTCTTTACCCTGCGGTCAAAGAGACCTGGTCTGGGACTTCCTGACTCTGGCTTGGACTACACGCTCAGTAGCAGCGGTGTCGGAAAGAGTCTGGCTCTCAACGTTAAGCCTCTCTCTCATAACAGCGTCCGTGTTACCTGGAGCGTAGCACAGCCGAGTTCGTCCTTCCGACTCAGTTGGCTCCGACTAAGTATCGGTAATGCCATGGGGTCGATCACTGAGACGTTGGTCCGAGGCGATCGTCGGGAATATCTGCTTACCTCCTTGCAACCGCGCTCCAGCTACATCATCTGCATGGTGCCCATGCCAGCCAGCTCAGAAAATAAAGTTGGGGTTTCAGGAGACGCTGAGGCTGATGAAGCTCAAGTGTGTGCAAAAGCTGAAACTTCTGATCCTAGTCCTTCAGAGGAAGACGAAGATAATAACTCACAACCTATGGCGGTCCTGCCGTTGACTGGAATCATTGGTGGAGCTACTGCCATTGTATCTTTGGCTCTCATTTTTGCCATCTTTTGCTGGTATGGTCACAGGAGTGGTCACTTATGTTCCCGAGATCATTACACACGTAACAGCTCCCGCAAAAGCAAGAATTACGACGACTACATCGAGTCAGGCACCAAGAAAGACAATACCATACTAGAGATCCGTGGTCCGGGATTACAGATGACACCGATGGCAGCTTGCCAACCCATCCAACCTAAACCCCTACAAGAGGATTACATCATTCATACCATATTCCCATCGAATGGCACCGGCCTTTACAAAGGTTCCAATCATATGTCGAATGCAAGGCAAAGCATCAACAGAGGCTATAGAGAAGGAGGAATTCCAGATATAGACTACTGTTACACAtga
- the si:dkey-273o13.3 gene encoding protein split ends — MKHHHSKQTHGHLHHRQKKFHQSDEDNQDTHSTAEDSLLSDHVSHRYHRKNRGQVSLSETSFTSSYGSSSTFSSSSTTASSSSSSSTSASSSSLSSENSSEGSEEFLLRRPQHSQSCNNISEKHKYIEEEEDTAPLIGTSGHPGKQKQAKGKSSHNGSKQGTRKKTRDTASFRKSKSMEALTFPSENEGNEEEQERRKNEIRKNLMKEKMKFSAFLNEITRQVLSPMRLTTLGVTDAQKPSGTESASSKSEDKRRHQRSRPVSADSVTSSQYSHSQLSKSNSSHHHRRHDSPDSPKSCADISYSERHPSWSQTSQHCSRSPSWKQNRRRNQGDIQRCHHSPSYHRYARDKSPHRHRRCYSPVSYSSYDDCDSSSYHHDKRSPHNHYEDDHDGGRYGTLTHSRHHDPANPQQSEDHLHHRRGYFPRRGGRHSPTYHHEEHHKHHQQIRNSSSQHHKDRPIKGHHHSNHLNTKRPTTPRHGNQAQNDKPKHHPGEPRDLAHHHGLKDQHHPNRQHGDQILQQNHSVHGHGRPHQRSKSSEFGDRHKPSHHHHGDDHKAVQQPDSQNSHQEHRYGAHHIPKRPHYHGDSPSHEDRHNSSHHGNHNSGILENHLGDSSHPEPHLHKHEPQHEETHRHIKGESAVRLPPHQMGVLSCKLDPTRKMNTTSGRDEEQTDFTVPSIPQEPTREMDKITLPKGENKGQSLLTSAVKMECFGDFLNSHKILEEELQRTRMELSNLTESFKILHENCSSTQQTNSLLEQKLNSVTKSMEGERQRLSQRISALTEQLTSAKYTNNVETFNVNSVLSEANDHFFADDTISQLMLPLAPPPAQFMDSQNYEKVKAAGQEQCLGSVPEEEESDWSEMGEEIPRFLLTNRNQAWPPREADVDKDSESEEILCLHSPRPLQVPHLKFTIHNEILPAPPGNACLSAITDESAFRMAASQNLGSTILIRSTSLEQIPLACHQMPKELRGTEAMMDLHHPGDEAIDDLDNEIIHHWRRNNDRDGRALEADSAPCSLQSVEQMLNQFMRKEPQSSEGICQRRSDMHGWTGGIAEEVLGGEQTQL; from the exons ATGAAACACCATCACTCCAAACAAACTCACGGTCACCTACATCATCGTCAAAAGAAGTTCCATCAGTCGGATGAGGACAACCAAGA CACCCATTCAACGGCGGAGGACAGCTTGCTCAGTGATCACGTCTCGCATCGTTACCATCGCAAGAATCGTGGCCAGGTTTCTCTATCTGAAACCTCTTTCACTTCATCATACGGTTCTTCATCCACTTTCTCCTCTTCATCAACAACTGcctcttcatcttcttcatcatcCACATCAGCATCTTCCTCGAGTCTGTCGTCGGAGAATAGCAGTGAAGGTTCCGAGGAATTTCTTCTTAGGAGGCCCCAGCATTCACAGTCTTGTAATAACATTTCTGAAAAGCACAAGTACatcgaagaagaagaagacaccGCACCTTTGATTGGAACCAGTGGTCACCCAGGCAAGCAGAAACAGGCAAAAGGCAAGTCTTCTCATAATGGCTCCAAGCAAGGCACCCGGAAGAAGACGCGTGACACAGCAAGTTTCCGCAAATCTAAATCTATGGAGGCCCTCACGTTCCCCTCCGAAAACGAGGGGAACGAAGAAGAACAAGAAAggagaaaaaatgaaatcagAAAGAATTTAATGAAGGAGAAAATGAAATTCTCTGCCTTTCTCAATGAGATCACTCGACAAGTTCTCAGCCCCATGAGACTCACCACCCTGGGCGTTACAGATGCTCAGAAACCGAGCGGCACCGAGTCGGCTTCCAGCAAGTCCGAGGACAAGAGGCGACACCAGAGGAGTCGACCTGTTAGCGCCGACTCGGTTACCTCCAGCCAATATTCTCATTCTCAGCTTTCAAAGTCAAACTCATCCCACCATCATCGTAGGCATGACTCTCCGGACTCACCCAAAAGCTGCGCTGACATAAGTTATTCGGAAAGACATCCATCATGGTCCCAAACATCTCAACATTGCTCACGGTCACCCAGTTGGAAACAGAACCGCCGTCGGAACCAAGGAGATATTCAACGGTGTCATCATAGCCCGAGTTATCACAGATACGCCCGTGACAAAAGTCCTCATCGTCATCGTAGATGTTACAGTCCCGTCTCATATTCCAGTTATGACGATTGCGACAGTTCCAGCTATCATCACGACAAACGTTCTCCTCACAATCACTACGAAGACGACCATGACGGAGGACGCTACGGCACTTTAACTCATTCCCGTCATCATGACCCGGCTAATCCTCAGCAGAGTGAAGATCATCTCCATCATCGCCGTGGATACTTTCCTCGCCGCGGAGGTCGTCACTCTCCAACGTATCATCACGAAGAGCACCACAAACATCATCAGCAAATTCGCAATAGCTCATCACAGCACCACAAAGACCGTCCAATTAAAGGTCATCACCATAGTAACCATTTAAATACAAAACGGCCAACGACGCCGCGTCATGGAAACCAAGCCCAAAACGATAAACCGAAACATCACCCTGGAGAACCCCGTGACCTCGCTCACCATCACGGTTTAAAAGACCAACATCATCCTAATCGTCAACATGGAGATCAGATCCTGCAACAAAACCATAGTGTCCATGGACATGGACGGCCCCACCAGAGATCCAAATCTAGTGAATTTGGAGACCGTCATAAGCCAAGTCATCATCACCATGGCGATGACCACAAGGCGGTACAGCAACCTGACAGCCAGAATTCCCATCAAGAGCAccgctatggagctcatcacaTTCCAAAACGTCCCCATTATCATGGAGACAGCCCAAGCCATGAAGATCGCCACAACAGTTctcaccatggcaaccacaaCAGTGGAATCCTTGAAAACCACCTTGGGGATTCAAGTCATCCGGAGCCACATCTGCACAAACATGAGCCGCAACATGAGGAGACGCACCGTCACATAAAAGGGGAGTCTGCCGTCAGGTTGCCTCCACACCAGATGGGAGTTCTTTCCTGCAAACTGGATCCAACCAGGAAGATGAACACCACCTCCGGTCGAGACGAGGAACAAACCGACTTCACCGTCCCATCGATACCGCAA GAACCAACTCGTGAAATGGACAAAATTAC GCTCCCAAAAGGAGAgaacaaaggtcaaagtttattGACGTCAGCAGTCAAGATGGAGTGTTTTGGAGATTTTTTAAACAGCCATAAGATTTTGGAAGAAGAGCTCCAGAGGACGCGTATGGAATTGAGCAACCTCACAGAGAGTTTTAAAAT ACTCCATGAAAAttgttcatccacacaacaaaCAAATAGCCTACTGGAGCAAAAATTGAACTCTGTG ACGAAAAGCATGGAAGGAGAGCGTCAGAGGTTGAGCCAACGTATTTCAGCATTGACGGAACAGCTGACCTCAGCCAAGTATACCAACAATGTGGAAACATTTAAT GTCAATTCCGTGCTGAGCGAAGCCAACGACCATTTTTTTGCAGATGATACCATCAGTCAACTTatgctccctctggcacctcctCCAGCCCAGTTCATGGACAGCCAAAACTACGAGAAGGTCAAAGCTGCAGGGCAGGAACAATGTCTGGGGTCGGTTCCAGAGGAGGAGGAGTCGGACTGGTCAGAAATGGGGGAAGAGATCCCGAGATTTCTCCTAACAAACAGAAATCAAGCATGGCCGCCCAGGGAAGCAGACGTGGACAAAGACAGCGAGTCAGAGGAAATTCTCTGTCTTCACTCTCCTCGACCTCTGCAGGTACCTCATCTCAAATTCACCATCCACAATGAGATTTTACCTGCCCCACCAGGCAATGCTTGCCTCTCAGCTATAACAGATGAGAGCGCATTTCGGATGGCCGCCAGCCAGAACCTTGGCTCGACCATATTGATCAGGTCAACTAGCCTAGAGCAAATCCCGCTTGCGTGCCATCAAATGCCAAAGGAACTGAGAGGCACGGAAGCCATGATGGACCTCCACCACCCTGGGGATGAAGCTATTGATGATTTAGACAATGAGATCATCCATCATTGGAGAAGAAACAATGACAGGGATGGAAGGGCATTGGAAGCTGATAGCGCTCCCTGCAGTCTGCAGTCTGTTGAGCAGATGCTCAACCAGTTCATGCGCAAAGAACCTCAGTCCAGTGAAGGGATATGTCAGAGAAGGTCAGACATGCATGGATGGACAGGCGGGATTGCAGAGGAGGTTTTAGGAGGGGAGCAAACACAGCTGtga
- the zfpl1 gene encoding zinc finger protein-like 1, with translation MGLCKCPKRKVTNLFCFEHRVNVCEHCLVSNHNKCIVQSYLQWLQDSDYNPNCTLCNNPLIAEDTIRLICYDVFHWTCLNNLASRLPLHTAPAGYQCPSCQGPVFPPSNLASPVADVLKEQLSSVNWARAGLGLPLIYDPVDTLQEVSANDVTDYTDWSSFNAQEQSHSYHSRSYNASLNQAPNNASSPEEENSGNVDPNNRDHSIVNFPDETTCVTIHAGSSPRKIYDTRDNSSSRQMDFDDDKYRRRPTLGWFAQILKNCTGSKRTALSWKQRVFMFILVGVVGFFTLIIVMAKLGRASAGLDPNLDPLLNPHIRVGRN, from the exons ATGGGTCTCTGCAAGTGTCCAAAGAGGAAGGTGACCAATTTATTCTGCTTTGAGCATCGTGTAAATGTGTGCGAACATTGCCTCGTCTCCAACCACAACAAG TGTATTGTACAATCATATCTGCAATGGCTTCAGGACAGTGATTATAACCCAAACTGTACTTTGTGCAATAATCCGCTGATTGCTGAAGACACCATCAGACTTATCTGCTATG ATGTTTTTCACTGGACTTGTCTCAACAATTTGGCCTCCCGCCTGCCCCTCCATACGGCTCCAGCAGGATACCAGTGTCCCAGTTGTCAGGGTCCAGTGTTCCCCCCCTCCAACCTTGCCAGCCCGGTTGCCGATGTGCTTAAAGAGCAACTGTCATCTGTTAACTGGGCTAGAGCTGGTTTAGGGTTGCCACTG ATTTACGACCCAGTCGATACCCTTCAGGAGGTCTCGGCTAATGATGTAACAGACTACACTGACTGGTCGTCATTTAATG CACAAGAACAGAGTCACAGTTACCACAGTCGCTCCTACAATGCCAGCCTCAACCAAGCGCCCAATAATGCTTCATCCCCAGAAGAGGAGAACTCGGGGAATGTGGATCCAAATAACAGAGATCACTCTATTGTCAACTTTCCAGATGAGACTACATGCGTTACAATTCATGCAG GGTCATCACCAAGAAAGATCTACGACACGAGGGACAACAGCTCTAGCAGACAGATGGATTTCGATGATGACAAGTACAGACGACGACCAACGTTGGGCTGGTTTGCACAAATTCTCAA GAATTGTACGGGCTCAAAGCGAACGGCTCTGTCTTGGAAACAGCGGGTCTTCATGTTCATTTTGGTTGGTGTAGTGGGATTCTTTACTTTGATTATCGTCATGGCGAAACTTGGACGTGCCTCAGCTGGTTTAGACCCAAATTTAGATCCTCTTTTAAATCCACACATCCGTGTGGGCAGAAATTGA
- the rom1a gene encoding rod outer segment membrane protein 1a yields MVVMKMKFPFEKRVKLAQGLWLLSWCATVAGAVTFALGCVLKTELRRRAEVMDNADIHIVPNTLMIVGLASLGINYFASKICQDALDAGRFPRWKTFLKPYFAVSCFFTVLMLLAIIMSYAMKGNLESSLKVGLRNGIRFYKDTDTPGRCFQKQNIDRLQMDFRCCGNNDHRDWFEVQWISNRYLDFNSNEVKVRVKSNVDGRYLVDGVPFSCCNPSSPRPCIQYHLTNNSAHYNYEYETEELNIYLRGCREALLNYFMSLMNTIGAGVLSVFLLQGSVLVSLRFLQTSMEAVAGEENTEIETEGYLLEKGVKDTFMEYFDPVLKFLLLKNQVQEGTPEGTVTA; encoded by the exons ATGGTGGTGATGAAGATGAAGTTCCCCTTTGAGAAAAGGGTGAAGCTTGCCCAGGGACTGTGGCTCCTGTCCTGGTGTGCCACAGTAGCCGGGGCGGTCACGTTTGCCCTCGGGTGTGTTCTCAAGACAGAGCTACGAAGGAGGGCAGAG GTCATGGATAATGCCGACATACATATCGTACCCAACACCCTCATGATAGTTGGTCTGGCCTCCTTGGGCATCAACTACTTTGCATCGAAGATCTGCCAGGATGCCTTGGATGCTGGCAGATTTCCTCGCTGGAAGACCTTTTTGAAGCCCTACTTTGCCGTTTCTTGTTTCTTCACTGTGCTCATGCTGCTAGCGATCATCATGAGCTATGCCATGAAGGGCAACCTGGAGTCTTCTCTGAAGGTCGGCCTGAGAAACGGCATCCGCTTTTATAAAGACACAGACACCCCCGGACGTTGTTTCCAGAAGCAGAACATCGATCGCTTGCAGATGGACTTTCGATGTTGCGGAAATAACGATCACAGGGATTGGTTTGAGGTTCAGTGGATCAGCAATCGCTACCTTGATTTCAACTCCAATGAAGTAAAAGT CCGCGTCAAGAGCAACGTCGACGGCCGATACTTGGTAGACGGAGTTCCATTCAGTTGCTGTAATCCCAGTTCTCCTCGACCATGCATCCAATATCACCTTACTAACAATTCAGCTCATTATAATTACGAGTACGAAACAGAGGAGCTCAACATCTACCTGCGAGGCTGCAGGGAGGCCCTCCTCAACTACTTCATGAGTCTGATGAACACCATTGGGGCTGGAGTCCTCTCAGTCTTCCTCTTACAG GGTTCCGTGCTGGTGAGTTTGCGCTTCCTGCAGACCTCCATGGAGGCAGTAGCAGGGGAGGAGAACACGGAGATTGAGACGGAAGGATACTTACTGGAGAAGGGAGTGAAAGATACCTTCATGGAGTACTTTGACCCTGTGCTCAAGTTCTTGTTGCTTAAAAACCAGGTACAGGAGGGCACTCCTGAAGGCACAGTAACCGCCTAA
- the frmd8 gene encoding FERM domain-containing protein 8 yields the protein MEGDVCSFPPNSSDDHSQRGSVASSATLSHSQDVLIYLFGDSAVHLSIEGLGSATVQELGRTVREALHVPESAQDAFAFWLSSPLLELQLKARHQPYKVCRQWQDLLYRFTEASEEDISQDEPCLQYRRNVFYPKSKELQIEDEGVLRLLYEEAKSNIITGRYPCDPEHWASLGGLSLALNEGTGLDRQKLTTTIREKKLSSFLPAHVATGGGGLFSTLRGKSSRQAGLEQNLLEEYRKINISGDSQQDSELLQLYLRTCHSLPYYGCAFFDGEIDKPAQGILQRVKRKAVNVGISLEGVYVMDVKEKHVLLGLRFNELSWDHSYPEGEGDSHILWLEFDGDEDGTPVNKLLKIYSKQAELMSGFIEFCVELRSVSEGGATAETDGDASRSQQASGKDDSKHERGGRRGMLRRQSSVVCSRVHSLNTINYVDNGKEIKCLKPRRAASFFARPTSGATYSSVQVTESLEQG from the exons atggaaggagatgTGTGTAGCTTCCCCCCAAACTCTTCAGATGACCACTCACAAAGAGGAAGTGTTGCTTCTTCTGCTACACTGTCCCACT CTCAAGATGTGCTCATATACTTGTTCGGTGACAGCGCCGTGCATTTATCAATAGAAGGGCTTGGCAGTGCCACTGTGCAGGAGTTGGGCCGAACTGTTCGAGAGGCTCTTCACGTTCCTGAGTCTGCGCAGGATGCCTTTGCCTTCTGGCTGTCTTCTCCGCTACttg AGCTGCAGTTAAAAGCAAGGCACCAACCTTACAAGGTGTGTCGCCAATGGCAAGACTTGCTGTATCGCTTTACGGAAGCCTCGGAGGAAGACATTTCACAAG ATGAGCCTTGCCTCCAATACCGTCGGAACGTGTTTTATCCCAAATCTAAAGAGCTGCAG ATAGAAGATGAGGGAGTGCTCCGACTTTTATATGAAGAGGCCAAGAGCAATATCATCACTGGACGATACCCCTGCGATCCTGAACACTGGGCCTCTCTTGGAGGCTTGTCTCTTGCTCTTAATGAGGGGACGGGCTTGGACAGGCAAAAATTGACCACTACTATACg GGAGAAGAAGCTGTCTTCTTTCCTACCGGCACACGTGGCCACGGGGGGTGGAGGTTTATTCTCCACATTGAGAGGCAAGTCGAGCCGTCAGGCAGGTTTGGAGCAGAATCTCTTGGAGGAGTACAGAAAGATCAATATATCTGGAGACTCTCAGCAGGACTCCGAGCTTCTCCAGCTGTACCTCAGAACATGTCACTCTCTTCCTTATTATGG GTGTGCATTTTTTGATGGGGAGATTGACAAACCCGCCCAAGGGATCCTTCAGAGAGTGAAACGCAAAGCTGTCAATGTTGGTATCTCGCTGGAGGGAGTTTACGTGATGGACGTCAAGGAGAAG CACGTGCTTCTCGGCCTGCGGTTCAATGAACTTTCCTGGGACCACAGCTACCCTGAGGGGGAAGGCGATTCGCACATCCTCTGGCTGGAGTTTGACGGCGACGAAGATGGCACTCCCGTCAACAAATTGCTGAAGATTTACTCCAAACAA GCAGAGCTCATGAGTGGCTTCATTGAGTTTTGCGTGGAGCTCAGGTCAGTGTCTGAGGGAGGGGCCACAGCAGAAACCGATGGCGATGCAAGTCGATCACAACAAGCCTCTGGAAAAGATGACAGCAAGCATGAACGCGGGGGACGGCGCGGAATGTTGCGCCGGCAAAGTAGCGTCGTATGCAGCCGGGTCCATTCGCTTAATACCATAAACTACGTCGATAATG gaaaagaaatcaaatgcTTAAAGCCAAGAAGAGCTGCATCGTTTTTCGCACGCCCGACGTCTGGAGCCACATACTCCTCTGTGCAAGTGACGGAGAGCCTGGAGCAGGGTTAA